Part of the Musa acuminata AAA Group cultivar baxijiao unplaced genomic scaffold, Cavendish_Baxijiao_AAA HiC_scaffold_1138, whole genome shotgun sequence genome, GGCTTAGTAGcaccattttctttggttttagtGATTATACTAGACTTGCAaacaaaagttgtgtcatgtgggcactaatGAACCATtttgtgttgaatcttagattttgatgatgaaaccaattgataattatttatgatttgatctacgttttaagtgacacgggatgcttcaatcaggatgagacaagtaggaagaatcatgttgggccggaggaaaacatatcagaagactagacgtcgggccgaaggatcggtcgacgtatcggcagaaggcttcgggccatggattcgggcatcgggctaagaagagcggatattgcgtcaaggatatcgaagttgaggagtcaactggtcgattgggcaataggccgtaagagaggacgatgtgccgaagaatcggacgaagtatcgAGAGACTAATAACATGccaaacaatatgattaatgcttagtattaattgtctagatcgaagtgtgttttacatgtgcaggattaactacgatagcaagccatgaagcaaaatgaagttccggagtcaagaacacaatttcgttgggagttcgaaagttcgtcggaagtccggatgtttgtcggaagttctgtcgaaaccagccgagaagtctcggagcttgccagagaagctcgtcggaactcgccaagaagatcgtcgtgaagtctaggagcttgccgggagtccactggaacattgccgagagatcgtcggaagttcgccggaagctcacaggAAGAAACCAAGTcttatagacttatttagcttaagtatatcttagatttcattgttagcacgtaattaggtttggaattgggttaacccaattatgggccaattgggcccatgtaagaaatgTGTTGGGCCCATTAAaaatgcccaaacagtgccccaagaggtgacaccgtcgtggcacagtctctgagactgtgtcaagaggtggtaccacccaaacacagcctccgagaggctgcaggcggtggtaccttcagcctgggcaatggtaccgcccagtgttaggcggtggtattgccagactgggcggtgtcagtgtcagactaacactggcggtggtatcgcccgaacctaggaaacctaggataagatgtttttaggctccaagtttgaatcaatttgaagcctataaatacccctctcatccctagttaaaagacacaagagtatttaaaagtgagaaaatactattgcaatcattagaaaaatcctctcctatagtctaagtttagaattttatttaggaggagtgaatgtttgtaagggttgtctcctaaacccgataaaagaagaagaggtgtaaaaggtggttggtcttcgcctattgaaggaagaccgatagtgaatGTCGATAgcctcaacgaaagaggaatcgacggagtggatataggtcatgacgaccgaaccactgtaaaattaaCGTATTttctagtttgtatttacttcctacaatttacattaactacaaATTACCTTCAATATTCTCTTACTTTACTTTTAAAGTTAAACATATCCAaattcaattttatcgtacgaaaggatTTTTCGAAATCAACACTTttgtccgttgcactaattcaccccccctcttaataccAACCACAATCTTAACATTTTAAACCCTTTATTATGCAACCATTGaaaagtctatttataatttacattaattataatatatttattaaaataatttctaGATCTTGAATAAAATGCTTTCTCTCACACGTTTTCAAGAGGATAAGTTTGAAAATGCTGTGCCATGTCATTAGACTTCAATGACATGGTAGTGCTGTGATTTTAGGTTGGGAATACTAACTTTTCTGACTTTTTAGGCCAAGTGGCAAGATGAGTTGGTAGTGTTATGATTTTAGTTCAACTcgtattaattatattaaaaattcaaCTACTTCACAACACAGCCAAGAGCAATTAGACATTCCCTCGTCCACAACAGACCACAAGATAATGATGGCATCTCATGCACAAAAACGCCAAATTATAAAGCTGGCAAATCATAAGAGGATCGGCAAACGGagtcaaaaattaaagaaaaatcgaAAAATAAATAGCAACTGCAGGCCAAAACCAGTTCTAAAGGATGCCTCCTTTCCAGTTAAGATCCAATATAATTACACCAGAAACCCTCCTTGCATTACAACGTGAGCCAAATCACAACAAACAAGCACCCATCGTAGATCACTCAGGAACTGGTGAACTTAGTAACCGCCTTGGTCCCCTCCGACACAGCATGCTTGGCGAGCTCACCAGGGAGGACCAAGCGAACGGAGGTCTGCACCTCGCGGGAGGTGATGGTGGGCTTCTTGTTGTAGCGGGCGAGGCGGGAGGCCTCGGCGGCGAGCTTCTCGAAGATGTCGTTGATGAAGGAGTTCATGATGGACATGGCCTTGCTGGAGATGCCGATGTCCGGGTGCACCTGCTTCAGCACCTTGAAGATGTAGATCTTGTAGGTCTCGGTCCCCTTCttggccttcttcttcttcttcttgtcgccGGCGGCCACGGCACCATCCTTAGAGGGAAGGCGCTTCTCGGCCTTGGGCTTCTTCTCCGCGGGAGCCTTCTccgccttcttccccttctcctccgtCGCCTTCTCCGCGGGCTTCTTCTCCGCCGGCTTCTTTTCGGCCTTGGGCGCCATGGCGATCGCAAACTGATGGACGAATGGGTGTGGGAAGGCAAATCGCGTCGGATTGGCCTTTTAAGAGAGAGATGGTAGTTGGTGATTGGTTGATATGTCGTGACCACGGATCGATGAGCTGGGCGTCATCGGGACGTTGATCACGCAAAGAGTGTCCACACGAGCTGGAAGGTTTGGAATCCGGAAACGTGGCTGATTCTTATTGGTTGAAACGTTTGTCTCGGATGCTGCCGTGCGCGCGGGAAAACAAAGTCAAAAGTCGCAACGCGGAGAGTTCCCGCTCAAAACGCTGGTTATGGATCTGAACTCGACTCGTAAGACCGAGACTTACTCCAACCAAATGGAATTGTAGAGAAGCAAAACTCCACCGCCAAAAAAGAAACAGATCCGCTAATCTGATCAATTATTTATTATTGTAATAAAATAATTTCAATATAATCTATCAAACATCGTTGATCTCCATCCTGATGATTATTCGTCCTAATTCGATCGAAGGTTATCTATCACACGGAAGAGATGATGTTGGAAACGAATTGTAAACAAAGTCCATCTGATGCCAATCGATGAATCCAAGTGTTCGACATGCTTCTTTTACGATCAAAGCTTCCCTAACCACAACTTAGAGAAATATtctctgaaataaaaaaaaattaaaaaatatttttcattcataATCATGACAGACATGGTAGATTTGTTCGGTTGACTTTTACTTGAATCATCAATATGATGGTCATGAGTCTTGATCGAGAATGAATATTTTTCAATTCAAATccttaaatatattataataatattatttataagtaTATTGTAATCATCGATAATTGTTTcctgaatataaattaattattataaatgacgtattattttattattaatttttatgttcatatactatagttaaggaaatgattaaatttgatttccttaatcatatggataagttagaaattctactaatcaatcaaattattaattaatttattttccaatgaattatttaatttttaggaagtaaatagtttacattccattttgtgtgtgaactatataagaaataaatttttttttctttatgtgcgaaagtaaaataaaaataatttaagaaataaa contains:
- the LOC135671229 gene encoding histone H2B.4, whose product is MAPKAEKKPAEKKPAEKATEEKGKKAEKAPAEKKPKAEKRLPSKDGAVAAGDKKKKKKAKKGTETYKIYIFKVLKQVHPDIGISSKAMSIMNSFINDIFEKLAAEASRLARYNKKPTITSREVQTSVRLVLPGELAKHAVSEGTKAVTKFTSS